The proteins below come from a single Corylus avellana chromosome ca3, CavTom2PMs-1.0 genomic window:
- the LOC132173364 gene encoding proteasome activator subunit 4-like, translating into MHLYNAWLPPHVAEETKREKGSFARVVRTVKELYRPDDSESVYSTLTWIPVIKLFIDAESEVALEDVGTLVKIGLELFHVSQNNLYAQVKWGKILVRLINKYHKKLSLKVQWRPFYDTLIRTHFTRNTGPEGGILKQQHFETLTSLVQSCRRFFLPGSALDIWSEFRPLVENPWHNSSFEGSGFLRLFLPTNSDNQDFYSCDRIKECVGLWDSIPNCHFWNCQWAGVIARVVKNCNFIDWECFLPTLFIRYLNMFKVPVANGCESYPFPLDVPQNTRFLFSNKTATLVKAIAKSIVYLLKPHSSAQEHLEKFVNLLEQYYHPSNDGRWTYSLERFLLHLVTQFKKRLKHEQQNTNNCRHAKLCLGRTERTFFVNVVLKLIDRGQYSKDEDLSDTVVAAISILSYVEPSLVLPFVASRYYMALETMTATHQLEIAVMSMAYVGRSLLLTSLSPYSVKPVHLGGDNVFIDLLRVSLSNALLGMDANDPPKTLATMQLISSVFSNLASLDDNTSGLLFMPIRFSQWLDEFLSRLFSLLLYLEPSSVLNEGLYSPETSGTFLVQYGSYYYIMLEILLGRLSKSLYDQALRKISKFVKTNTLPGAVEEVGLLCCACIHSNREEAVSHLIEPLLLSVISSLEDSMLTGFSEGQISSALIPIKEKPELSPALETTINYQLKVLSIAISYGGPALLRCKDQFKEAIISCFDSPSWKVNKAGDHLLRSLLRSLTHYYPTDQYKCILCHPDATALEEWISTKDYSEDEPGMPPKWHIPSADEVQFANELLDLHLQSALDDLSRICQARIHSEPGDKKEHLKVTLLRVDSSLQGVLSCLPDFNPSSKNGMVEDPDRAPFLIAGATGLHIGSSELREKAAAVIHAACKYLLEEKSDDSILLTLVIHIMDALVNYGRFWYDEWSWGAWNLESASITEPPINFIVSSHSKGKRRPRWDLIDKAYLHSMWRSLKSSHNKFCATENFHPSNHMILLLDDLLKLCLHNYATVRRLAGKSLLKIIKRWPSMISKCIFSLSENLRDPNSPEHAVLGSCAILTSKTVLKHLSTDSKSFSSFILGILLSSHHESLKAQKAINELFVTYNIHFAGVSRSIFRTSDYHVNGTDSANLVSQIISLGSDSSSLHWRYNLMANRVLLLLAMTSRNYLNSSSEILSDTAGHFLKNLKCRLPQTRILAISALNTLLKDSPYKLSADARPFFSDDLEGSTKSSLEGALTRIFKEDGFFNETLNSLSLVHIITDTESTSSKGNNGNSILQSQADKSITRFYFDFSASWPRTPSWISLLGGHSFYSKFARIFKRLVQECGMSVLLALKSTLEEFSNAKEKSKQCVAAEAFAGILHSDVNGILGQWDSWMMVHLQNIILAQSVESIPEWAACIRYAVSGKGRYGTRVPLLRQQILDCLAIPLPPNVATTVVAKRYAFLAAALIEISPQKMQVGELQIHNRLLGELIGNMCHSSAQVRETIGVTLSVLCSNIRLYALSDHHHSREGEKNDVNNQLMESCIKILREQSSQVLMNIQNASHCVSLETSRDSNAPDAYLNGDSKDDVKWMETLFHFIISSLKSGRSSFLLDVIVGLLYPVISLQETLNKDLSTLAKAAFDLLEWRIFWEPHLQEAVSVILSSANDSNWRTRSAVLTYLRIFMHRHNFILSRSEKQEIWRTVEKLLIDIQVEVREHAAAVLAGLMKGGDEDLARDFRDRAYNVANLLERKKKQRKRSEGQSVASIHGPVLALAACVLSAPYDMPSWLPEHVTLLARFSGEPSPVKSTVTKAVAEFRRTHADTWDIQKNSFSEEQLEVLADTSSSSSYFA; encoded by the exons ATGCATCTCTACAATGCTTGGCTGCCACCCCATGTTGCTGAGGAAACCAAGAGAGAGAAGGGATCCTTTGCTCGGGTCGTCAGGACAGTCAAGGAGCTGTATCGACCCGATGATTCTGAATCCGTTTACTCCACTCTCACTTGGATACCTGTCATCAAACT TTTTATAGATGCCGAAAGTGAAGTGGCTTTGGAAGATGTAGGTACCCTCGTCAAAATTGGTTTAGAATTGTTTCACGTATCGCAAAACAACCTTTATGCTCAG GTTAAATGGGGAAAAATATTGGTCAGATTAATCAATAAGTATCACAAGAAATTGTCATTGAAAGTTCAGTGGCGGCCTTTTTATGATACTCTGATTCGTACACATTTCACCAG GAATACAGGTCCAGAAGGAGGGATCCTAAAACAACAACATTTTGAGACTCTTACTTCTCTTGTTCAATCCTGCAGGAGATTCTTCCTACCAGGTTCTGCCTTGGACATATGGTCTGAGTTTAG ACCTTTAGTGGAAAATCCATGGCATAATTCATCCTTTGAAGGATCTGGATTTTTGAGACTGTTTCTTCCTACAAATTCGGACAACCAGGACTTCTATTCATg TGATAGGATTAAAGAGTGTGTAGGCCTATGGGACTCGATACCAAATTGCCACTTCTGGAACTGTCAGTGGGCTGGTGTTATAGCTCGTGTTGTAAAGAATTGCAACTTTATCGATTGGGAGTGTTTCTTGCCCACACTTTTCATTAGATACTTAAATATGTTTAAG GTTCCAGTGGCAAATGGATGTGAATCATACCCTTTTCCTCTTGATGTTCCCCAAAACACAAGGTTCTTATTCTCCAACAAAACGGCTACCCTAGTGAAGGCTATTGCAAAATCAATT GTGTATCTACTAAAACCTCATAGTTCAGCGCAAGAACACCTTGAGAAATTCGTCAACCTTTTGGAACA ATATTACCATCCTTCTAATGATGGTCGATGGACTTATTCATTGGAGCGTTTTTTGCTACATTTGGTCACTCAATTCAAGAAACGCCTTAAACATGAACAACA GAACACAAATAACTGTAGACATGCCAAGCTGTGCCTTGGAAGAACAGAGAGGACTTTCTTTGTGAATGTGGTGCTCAAGTTAATTGATCGTGGTCAATATAGCAAGGATGAAGATCTTTCTGACACGGTTGTGGCTGCAATTTCAATTCTGTCCTATGTGGAGCCTTCCTTAGTTCTTCCTTTTGTGGCATCTCGATATTATATGGCCTTGGAGACG ATGACTGCCACCCACCAATTGGAAATTGCTGTGATGTCTATGGCATATGTTGGGCGTTCGCTACTTCTCACATCCCTATCACCTTACTCAGTAAAACCTGTTCATCTTGGTGGTGATAATGTGTTCATTGATCTTCTGAGGGTTTCATTATCCAATGCATTACTTGGTATGGATGCCAATGATCCTCCTAAAACCTTGGCAACCATGCAATTAATTAGTTCTGTATTTTCCAAT TTGGCTTCTTTAGATGATAATACGAGTGGGTTGTTATTCATGCCAATCCGCTTTTCTCAATGGCTGGATGAGTTCTTATCTCGCCTATTTTCCTTGCTTCTATACTTGGAACCAAGCAGTGTTCT GAATGAAGGTCTATATTCACCAGAAACTTCAGGAACTTTTCTGGTCCAGTACGGTTCTTACTACTATATTATGCTTGAAATCTTGCTTGggagactttcaaaatcacttTATGATCAG GCTTTGAGGAAAATTTCCAAGTTTGTCAAGACCAATACTCTTCCTGGGGCAGTTGAAGAAGTTGGACTGCTTTGCTGTGCATGCATCCATTCAAACCGAGAAGAGGCGGTTAGTCACCTTATTGAGCCACTCTTGTTGTCTGTTATATCCTCCTTGGAAGATTCAATGCTTACAGGATTTAGTGAAGGCCAAATTTCCAGTGCCTTGATTCCAATAAAG GAGAAACCGGAACTTTCTCCAGCTCTTGAAACaacaattaattatcaattgaAAGTACTATCGATCGCCATCAGTTATGGAGGTCCTGCACTTCTACGTTGCAAGGATCAATTTAAAGAAGCTATCATTTCCTGTTTTGATTCACCATCTTGGAAG GTCAATAAAGCTGGTGATCATCTTCTTCGATCACTCCTCAGAAGCCTGACACACTACTATCCTACTGATCAGTACAA GTGCATTTTGTGTCACCCTGACGCAACTGCACTGGAGGAATGGATCAGCACAAAAGATTATTCTGAGGATGAACCAGGGATGCCCCCCAAGTGGCATATTCCGAGTGCTGACGAAGTCCAATTTGCAAATGAACTTTTGGATCTTCATCTTCAATCAGCTTTGGACGATCTTAGTAGAATATGCCAAGCTAGAATCCATTCTGAGCCAG GGGACAAGAAAGAGCACTTGAAAGTGACTCTTTTACGTGTTGATTCTTCATTGCAAGGTGTTTTGTCTTGCTTGCCTGATTTCAATCCATCCTCCAAGAATGGCATGGTTGAAGATCCAGATCGTGCTCCTTTCTTAATAGCTGGAGCTACAGGTTTGCATATTGGCAGCAGTGAATTGCGGGAAAAAGCCGCTGCGGTCATACATGCTGCCTGCAA ATACTTATTAGAGGAAAAATCAGATGACAGCATCCTATTGACACTTGTTATTCATATCATGGATGCCTTAGTAAACTATG GAAGGTTTTGGTATGATGAGTGGTCTTGGGGGGCTTGGAATTTGGAGTCTGCATCCATAACAGAACCTCCGATAAATTTTATTGTGTCATCACATTCTAAAGGAAAGAGAAG GCCAAGGTGGGACCTTATCGACAAGGCATACCTGCACAGCATGTGGAGATCTTTAAAGTCATCCCATAATAAATTTTGTGCAACTGAGAACTTCCATCCATCAAATCATATGATTCTTTTACTTGATGATCTTCTAAAGCTCTGTTTGCATAACTATGCAACAGTTCGCAG ACTTGCTGGCAAATCTTTGTTAAAGATAATCAAGAGATGGCCATCCATGATTTCAAAGTGCATTTTTTCTCTTAGTGAGAACTTACGGGACCCCAACTCACCTGAACATGCAGTTCTAGGTTCTTGTGCAATCCTTACCTCAAAAACAGTTCTCAAGCATTTGTCAACG GATTCAAAGTCATTCTCTTCATTTATCCTAGGGATTCTTTTGAG CTCCCATCATGAATCACTAAAAGCCCAGAAAGCAATCAATGAG CTTTTTGTCACATACAACATCCACTTTGCTGGAGTATCTAGAAGCATTTTCAGGACATCAGATTATCATGTAAATGGAACAGATTCTGCAAATCTGGTTTCACAAATTATTTCCCTGGGTTCTGACTCTAGCAGCTTGCATTGGCG ATATAATCTGATGGCAAATAGAGTTCTGCTCCTCTTGGCTATGACATCCAGGAATTATCTGAATTCCTCTTCAGAAATCTTGAGTGATACTGCTG GTCACTTCTTGAAGAATTTAAAATGTCGTCTTCCTCAGACAAGAATACTTGCAATCTCAGCTCTAAATACACTGTTAAAAGATTCACCTTATAAATTGTCAGCTGACGCACGGCCTTTCTTTTCTGATGATTTAGAaggaagtacaaaatcatcccTTGAAGGAGCTTTGACTCGAATTTTTAAAGAAGACGGCTTTTTCAATGAGACTTTGAATAGTCTATCTCTTGTTCATATAATCACTGATACTGAAAGTACATCTTCTAAAGGAAATAATGGAAACTCTATTCTTCAGAGCCAAGCAGACAAATCCATTACTCGTTTCTACTTTGACTTTTCAGCTTCATGGCCACGTACTCCTAGTTGGATCTCTTTATTAGGAGGTCattcattttattcaaaatttgcACGGATTTTCAAGCGGCTAGTGCAGGAATGTGGCATGTCCGTTTTATTGGCACTTAAAAGTACATTGGAGGAGTTTTCAAATGCCAAGGAGAAGTCTAAGCAGTGTGTTGCTGCTGAGGCATTTGCGGGTATATTGCATTCTGATGTCAATGGTATTTTAGGACAATGGGACAGCTGGATGATGGTCCACTTGCAGAATATCATTTTAGCGCAATCGGTTGAGTCCATACCTGAGTGGGCAGCTTGTATACGGTATGCTGTTAGTGGAAAAGGGAGATATGGAACAAGAGTTCCTCTTCTAAGGCAACAAATCCTAGATTGTTTGGCAATACCTTTACCTCCAAATGTAGCTACCACTGTAGTAGCCAAGCGCTATGCTTTTCTAGCAGCTGCACTTATAGAGATATCCCCACAGAAAATGCAAGTCGGTGAATTACAAATCCACAATAGACTTCTAGGGGAGCTTATCGGTAATATGTGCCATTCCTCTGCCCAA GTAAGGGAAACTATAGGTGTCACCCTTTCTGTGTTGTGCTCTAACATTCGGCTTTATGCGTTATCTGATCATCATCATTCACGTGAAGGAGAAAAGAATGATGTCAATAACCAACTTATGGAAAGttgtattaaaattttaagagaacaATCATCTCAAGTGTTGATGAATATTCAGAACGCTAGCCACTGTGTCAGTTTGGAGACTTCAAGAGATTCAAATGCTCCAGATGCATACTTGAATGGTGATTCAAAAGATGATGTCAAATGGATGGAAACG CTATTCCACTTTATCATCTCATCTTTGAAGTCTGGAAGATCTTCATTTTTACTGGATGTAATTGTGGGACTTCTTTATCCTGTAATTTCGTTGCAG GAAACATTAAACAAGGATTTGTCAACACTGGCCAAGGCAGCTTTTGATTTGCTAGAATGGAGAATTTTCTGGGAACCCCATCTCCAAGAAGCTGTATCTGTGATTCTTTCTTCAGCCAATGATTCTAACTGGCGAACGAGATCTGCTGTGTTGACATATCTACGAATTTTCATGCATAG GCACAATTTCATTCTCTCACGTTCAGAGAAACAAGAAATCTGGAGAACTGTTGAGAAGCTACTTATAGACATCCAAGTGGAG GTACGAGAGCATGCTGCAGCAGTTCTAGCGGGCTTAATGAAGGGAGGGGATGAAGACCTAGCTAGAGATTTCCGTGATAGAGCTTACAATGTGGCAAATCTTcttgaaaggaagaaaaagcaGAG AAAAAGGAGTGAAGGTCAATCTGTAGCCTCTATTCATGGTCCTGTACTTGCTTTGGCAGCTTGTGTATTATCAGCCCCTTATGATATGCCCAG TTGGCTGCCTGAGCATGTTACATTACTGGCTCGTTTTAGTGGGGAGCCATCACCTGTGAAATCCACAGTTACAAAAGCTGTTGCAGAGTTCCGGAGAACGCATGCAGATACATGGGACATTcagaaaaattcattttctgAGGAGCAACTTGAG GTTCTGGCTGATACATCCTCTTCATCATCATATTTTGCTTGA